In the Methanothermobacter sp. genome, one interval contains:
- the ppsA gene encoding phosphoenolpyruvate synthase, with protein MVKYVAFFEELGKDDVGIAGGKGANLGELTQAGIPVPPGFVVTAATYDKFMTDTGLQTIVMDMLENLDVNDTKELQRVSAEIKDIITSTEIPEDIQTLIIESYNALCQRIGKDDVYVAIRSSATAEDLPEASFAGQQDTFLNIRGAEDVMEYVRKCWASLFEARAIFYREENNFDHSRVYIAVVVQEMVDAEKAGVMFTVHPSTGEDKILIEGSWGLGEAVVSGSVTPDTYWVDKSTGKLLEFTVGEKNVMFTREDGRTVKKEVPPELRNKRVLSDEEIAALSEMGRRIQEHYGSPQDTEWAIMDGEVYMLQSRPITTLGEVVEEGEVKSKDVILKGLGASPGLASGKVKIIREIHELDKIQLGDILVTVMTTPDMVPAMKRASGIITDEGGVTCHAAIVSRELGIPCVVGTGNATEVLKENQVVSIDGNKGLVYEGRVVEEEKKESAQESVTVESPILTVTEVKVNVSMPEAARKAAATGADGVGLLRTEHMMLTTGVHPRKFIEDGREDELVRILAENILKVADEFYPRPVWYRTLDAPTDEFKTLEGGENEPYEHNPMLGWRGIRRELDEPEILRAEFRAIKKLHEQGYTNIGIMIPLVQHPDELRKAKRIAEEAGLKPHRDVEFGIMVETPAAALIIEDFIAEGVDFVSFGTNDLTQYTLAIDRNNEHVADLYTEGHPAVLKLIERVIKKCNEAGVKTSICGQAGSIPRIVEKLVELGISSVSANTDAVAEVRKTVARAEQRLLLKAARKLL; from the coding sequence ATGGTTAAGTATGTGGCGTTTTTTGAGGAACTCGGTAAGGATGATGTGGGAATCGCTGGCGGAAAGGGTGCAAACCTTGGTGAACTTACCCAGGCAGGCATACCAGTTCCCCCGGGGTTCGTGGTGACAGCGGCAACCTATGACAAGTTCATGACAGACACGGGACTCCAGACCATTGTAATGGACATGCTTGAAAACCTTGATGTCAATGATACAAAGGAGCTGCAGAGGGTATCAGCTGAGATAAAGGACATAATAACATCCACAGAGATACCTGAGGATATACAGACACTCATAATAGAGTCATACAATGCACTCTGCCAGAGGATAGGAAAGGATGATGTGTACGTCGCCATACGTTCCTCAGCCACAGCAGAGGACCTCCCTGAGGCATCATTCGCTGGTCAGCAGGACACCTTCCTTAACATAAGGGGCGCCGAGGATGTCATGGAGTATGTCAGGAAGTGCTGGGCGTCCCTGTTTGAGGCCAGGGCCATCTTTTACAGGGAGGAGAACAACTTCGACCACTCCAGGGTCTACATAGCGGTTGTTGTCCAGGAGATGGTTGACGCTGAAAAGGCAGGGGTCATGTTCACCGTCCACCCATCAACCGGGGAGGATAAGATCCTCATTGAGGGCTCCTGGGGTCTCGGTGAGGCTGTGGTTTCAGGTTCAGTGACCCCTGACACCTACTGGGTTGATAAGAGCACAGGTAAACTCCTTGAATTCACTGTCGGTGAGAAGAACGTCATGTTCACAAGGGAGGATGGCAGGACAGTGAAAAAGGAGGTCCCCCCTGAACTTCGAAACAAGAGGGTCCTCTCTGATGAGGAGATAGCTGCCCTTTCAGAGATGGGTAGAAGGATACAGGAACACTATGGCTCACCACAGGATACCGAGTGGGCCATAATGGATGGTGAGGTTTACATGCTACAGTCAAGGCCCATAACAACCCTCGGGGAAGTCGTGGAGGAAGGAGAGGTTAAATCGAAGGATGTGATACTCAAGGGCCTTGGGGCAAGTCCTGGCCTTGCATCAGGTAAGGTCAAGATAATAAGGGAGATCCATGAACTGGATAAGATACAGCTCGGCGACATCCTCGTCACGGTCATGACCACCCCTGACATGGTCCCTGCAATGAAGAGGGCCAGCGGTATAATAACCGATGAGGGTGGTGTCACCTGTCATGCCGCGATTGTATCAAGGGAACTTGGAATACCCTGTGTTGTGGGTACAGGCAATGCAACCGAGGTTCTAAAGGAGAACCAGGTCGTCAGCATCGACGGTAACAAGGGACTCGTCTACGAGGGCCGTGTTGTAGAGGAGGAGAAGAAGGAGTCTGCCCAGGAGTCTGTCACCGTCGAGTCACCCATCCTTACGGTTACAGAGGTCAAGGTTAACGTTAGCATGCCTGAGGCTGCAAGGAAGGCCGCGGCAACAGGTGCGGATGGTGTTGGACTTCTGAGGACCGAGCACATGATGCTCACAACAGGCGTCCACCCGAGGAAATTCATTGAGGACGGACGTGAGGATGAACTTGTGAGGATCCTCGCGGAGAACATCCTCAAGGTTGCAGATGAGTTCTACCCACGCCCCGTATGGTACAGGACCCTTGACGCGCCAACAGATGAATTCAAAACCCTTGAGGGTGGTGAGAATGAACCCTACGAACACAACCCAATGCTGGGCTGGAGGGGTATACGCAGGGAACTGGATGAGCCGGAGATCCTCAGGGCAGAGTTCAGGGCCATAAAGAAACTCCACGAGCAGGGCTACACCAACATAGGCATAATGATACCCCTCGTACAGCACCCTGATGAACTGAGGAAGGCCAAGAGGATAGCAGAGGAGGCGGGCCTTAAGCCCCACAGGGACGTTGAATTCGGTATCATGGTGGAGACACCTGCGGCGGCACTCATAATCGAGGACTTCATTGCAGAGGGCGTCGACTTTGTGAGCTTCGGTACAAATGACCTCACCCAGTACACCCTTGCAATAGACAGGAACAATGAACACGTGGCAGACCTCTACACAGAGGGCCACCCAGCGGTCCTCAAACTCATTGAGAGGGTTATAAAGAAATGCAATGAGGCAGGGGTTAAAACCAGTATCTGTGGTCAGGCAGGAAGCATCCCGCGGATAGTTGAGAAACTGGTGGAACTCGGGATAAGCAGTGTATCCGCCAACACAGATGCGGTTGCCGAGGTGAGGAAGACCGTTGCAAGGGCAGAACAGAGACTCCTCCTTAAGGCGGCAAGGAAACTTCTCTAA
- the mfnA gene encoding tyrosine decarboxylase MfnA, which translates to MDEKGLPEERVLELLEEFRSRDMTYTSGRILGSMCTSSHPLARRVYCDFLESNLGDPGLFRGTRELESRVIGMLGELLSEPDAAGHIITGGTEANLMAMRAARNMAELDKPEIIVPKSAHFSFRKASDIMGLELREAELDRDYRVDVGSVREMISDNTVAIVGVAGTTELGRIDPIAELSDICIEEGIHLHVDAAFGGFIIPFLRDAGFELPEFDFKLPGVSSITIDPHKMGLAPIPSGCILFRDETYLDAMSIETPYLTEKQQSTIVGTRTGASAAATWAVLRHMGRSGYRELAMRVMDVTFRLDEGLRDLGYEPVVEPELNIVAFNHPSMSPEKLASRLEEMGWAVSVSACPPAIRVVVMPHIKAEHIELFLEDIKTLI; encoded by the coding sequence ATGGATGAAAAGGGCCTCCCCGAGGAAAGGGTCCTCGAACTTCTTGAGGAATTCAGGTCAAGGGACATGACCTACACCTCAGGCAGAATACTTGGATCCATGTGCACATCATCCCACCCCCTCGCAAGGAGGGTTTACTGTGACTTCCTGGAGTCCAACCTTGGAGACCCCGGACTCTTCAGGGGAACCAGGGAACTTGAATCCCGCGTTATAGGGATGCTCGGGGAACTCCTATCAGAACCTGATGCAGCGGGCCACATAATAACCGGGGGTACCGAGGCCAACCTCATGGCCATGAGGGCCGCCAGGAACATGGCTGAATTGGATAAACCCGAGATAATAGTCCCTAAGTCCGCCCATTTCTCCTTCAGAAAGGCCTCGGATATAATGGGTCTTGAACTCAGGGAGGCGGAACTGGACAGGGACTACCGGGTCGATGTGGGGTCCGTCAGGGAGATGATATCCGATAACACCGTGGCCATCGTAGGGGTAGCAGGGACAACTGAACTCGGGAGGATAGACCCCATAGCCGAGCTCTCAGATATCTGCATTGAGGAGGGCATCCACCTCCACGTGGACGCAGCATTCGGGGGATTCATAATACCCTTCCTACGGGATGCTGGTTTTGAACTCCCTGAATTTGACTTTAAACTGCCGGGTGTCTCATCCATCACCATAGACCCCCATAAGATGGGCCTTGCCCCGATACCCAGTGGTTGCATACTCTTCAGGGACGAAACCTACCTGGACGCCATGAGCATAGAGACCCCCTACCTCACAGAGAAGCAGCAGTCAACGATAGTCGGCACAAGGACCGGGGCCTCTGCAGCTGCAACATGGGCGGTCCTCAGGCACATGGGCCGCAGCGGGTACCGTGAACTCGCCATGAGGGTGATGGATGTGACCTTCAGGTTGGATGAGGGCCTTAGGGATCTGGGCTATGAACCGGTAGTTGAACCGGAACTCAACATAGTCGCATTCAATCACCCATCCATGAGTCCAGAGAAACTTGCCTCCAGACTCGAGGAGATGGGATGGGCAGTCTCTGTATCAGCATGTCCGCCGGCCATAAGGGTTGTTGTCATGCCCCACATAAAGGCAGAGCACATTGAACTATTCCTCGAGGACATCAAAACCCTTATTTAG
- a CDS encoding fumarate hydratase C-terminal domain-containing protein, with amino-acid sequence MMRISTPTTRMELEGLSPGDRVIIDGIIYTGRDAALPKLVDALKRGEEPFDVRGAAIMHTAVSPAGIAPTSSNKEDIEESMPYLASRGVLVHIGKGKLKDETVRALGDAGAVFIVTPPVAALLTSRIKSRRVAAFEEEGMEAIFELRVQGIPGIVAAAGGRSVYD; translated from the coding sequence ATTATGAGGATATCTACACCCACAACTAGAATGGAACTTGAGGGGCTCAGTCCCGGAGACCGTGTTATCATAGATGGTATCATATACACTGGAAGGGATGCTGCGCTCCCCAAACTTGTGGATGCCCTCAAGAGGGGTGAGGAGCCATTTGATGTGAGGGGTGCTGCGATAATGCACACAGCAGTAAGCCCGGCCGGAATAGCCCCCACAAGCAGTAACAAGGAGGACATAGAGGAGAGCATGCCCTACCTGGCATCAAGGGGTGTGCTGGTCCACATAGGTAAGGGAAAACTTAAGGATGAAACCGTGAGGGCACTCGGTGATGCCGGGGCGGTTTTCATTGTAACACCACCCGTCGCGGCACTCCTCACAAGCCGTATTAAATCAAGAAGAGTCGCTGCATTTGAGGAGGAGGGTATGGAGGCCATATTTGAGCTCAGAGTCCAGGGGATCCCCGGTATAGTGGCGGCAGCCGGTGGAAGGTCAGTCTACGATTGA
- the upp gene encoding uracil phosphoribosyltransferase — MSMLRVIDNLVVREILTGIRRRGIDPASFRKGISDIGRYLAYEFADTLKWREVDVETPLGVASGVEITDRNRIVVLSILRASLPFTEGVMRVFPEAEQGIVGACRSDDPPFNVSVDYLRVPELDGKIMVIADPMLATGNTVMGILEALESCGTPERTVLFNVISSRPGLERVLEMDMEVYTCSVEEELNDRGYIVPGLGDAGDLAFGRPSE; from the coding sequence ATGTCGATGCTCAGGGTGATAGATAACCTGGTTGTAAGGGAGATTCTAACAGGTATAAGGAGGAGGGGAATTGACCCCGCCAGTTTCAGGAAGGGCATATCTGATATAGGCCGCTACCTGGCCTATGAATTCGCAGACACTCTTAAGTGGCGTGAGGTTGATGTTGAAACACCACTGGGGGTTGCATCGGGTGTTGAGATCACAGATAGAAACAGGATCGTTGTGCTGAGCATCCTCAGGGCATCACTTCCATTCACAGAGGGTGTTATGAGGGTTTTCCCTGAGGCAGAACAGGGTATTGTGGGGGCCTGCAGGTCAGATGATCCTCCCTTCAATGTTTCAGTTGACTACCTGAGGGTCCCTGAACTGGATGGTAAGATAATGGTGATAGCTGACCCCATGCTTGCAACGGGTAACACGGTTATGGGGATCCTTGAGGCCCTTGAGTCATGCGGCACCCCTGAGAGGACCGTCCTATTCAATGTTATATCCTCAAGGCCCGGCCTTGAGAGGGTCCTTGAAATGGATATGGAGGTCTACACCTGCAGTGTGGAGGAGGAACTCAACGACAGGGGCTACATTGTACCGGGACTGGGGGATGCAGGGGACCTTGCATTTGGAAGGCCATCAGAATAG
- a CDS encoding tRNA (cytidine(56)-2'-O)-methyltransferase codes for MMDIRVLRLGHRKSRDARITTHVCLTARAFGASEVILSGEEDPKLMEGVDDVVKRWGGPFRVSYRRNWQGVIESWKQMGGEVVHLTMYGLPARDVIPDLRESPAGKLVVVGGARVPGKVYRLADYNVGVTNQPHSEVSSLAVFLHMLLDGGEFDLKFENPMIEVVPQAHGKKLIERGGDVDAQGDR; via the coding sequence ATAATGGATATCAGGGTTTTAAGGTTAGGTCACAGAAAGTCACGGGATGCGAGGATCACGACACACGTGTGCCTCACCGCAAGGGCCTTCGGGGCATCTGAGGTCATACTTAGTGGTGAGGAGGACCCTAAACTCATGGAGGGCGTTGATGATGTTGTTAAGAGGTGGGGCGGACCCTTCAGGGTGAGTTACAGGAGAAACTGGCAGGGCGTCATTGAGTCCTGGAAGCAGATGGGTGGGGAGGTTGTGCACCTCACAATGTACGGTCTCCCTGCAAGGGACGTTATACCTGATCTAAGGGAAAGCCCGGCAGGTAAACTCGTGGTTGTCGGGGGCGCTAGGGTCCCCGGGAAGGTCTACAGGCTTGCAGATTACAATGTTGGGGTGACGAATCAGCCCCACTCAGAGGTCTCATCCCTTGCAGTCTTCCTCCACATGCTCCTTGATGGGGGTGAATTCGACCTCAAATTTGAGAACCCCATGATAGAGGTTGTGCCCCAGGCCCATGGAAAGAAATTGATTGAGAGGGGAGGTGATGTCGATGCTCAGGGTGATAGATAA
- the cobS gene encoding adenosylcobinamide-GDP ribazoletransferase has translation MDFLRKFAGLISFSTVFPVGSEATVEEIASLTLHWPLVGALIGVIVGSGGLLASLILPYPVVACAAYALAIWFTGFHHLDGLIDMGDALMSHGSFERKIEIMRDPRIGTGGLGLLIMVSSLTVASVYSIPSDIIFQGLLISEVSAKICLTGCALVSRPLDSGTGRHFINAARSPLIAPVWFLWSAAAYLLLGIPGALSVVVAAASGVFIGFTARRNFYWSTGDVLGASNEIGRMTGLLGIAAAIQLI, from the coding sequence ATGGATTTTCTGAGGAAATTCGCTGGACTCATATCATTTTCAACCGTCTTCCCGGTGGGTTCAGAGGCGACCGTTGAGGAGATAGCCTCCCTGACACTGCACTGGCCACTTGTGGGGGCCCTCATAGGGGTCATTGTGGGTTCAGGGGGTCTTTTAGCATCCCTCATACTCCCCTACCCGGTGGTTGCCTGTGCCGCATATGCCCTTGCCATATGGTTCACCGGCTTCCACCACCTTGATGGCCTCATAGACATGGGGGACGCCCTCATGTCCCATGGGAGCTTCGAGAGGAAGATAGAGATAATGAGGGACCCTCGTATCGGTACCGGTGGACTGGGGCTTCTCATTATGGTCTCCTCACTGACAGTGGCATCAGTATATTCCATTCCATCAGATATCATATTCCAGGGCCTTTTAATTTCAGAGGTCTCTGCAAAGATATGCCTTACTGGCTGTGCACTGGTCTCAAGGCCCCTTGACAGTGGCACAGGGAGGCACTTTATAAATGCGGCCAGGAGCCCCCTCATCGCGCCTGTGTGGTTCCTCTGGTCAGCTGCAGCCTACCTGTTACTTGGGATTCCGGGGGCTCTTAGTGTTGTTGTGGCCGCTGCCTCGGGAGTATTCATCGGATTTACCGCGAGGAGAAACTTCTACTGGAGCACAGGTGATGTTCTCGGGGCCTCAAATGAGATTGGGAGGATGACTGGTCTCCTGGGGATTGCTGCAGCCATCCAGTTAATATGA
- the cobZ gene encoding alpha-ribazole phosphatase CobZ — MNEKLNLNGAEVVIESDLVRVMAESGLVAASGTISTSTEVTLELPSPPEVACAGKVLSVFSAGDFLHVLVVCGERCGDRIPEILQLSVSEVTSALGLLTEILEPRVTVVSMPGDEGFSAPDLRKSLRLSSQRLLLEGPGVEELLELHGVTAEAMVDAGMELVVGAEVTEELRERLRSEINRALGDLNVRVLLAAALHIEDDIRRRRLLGVDLTDDPAYLYSDEVIGMAVANQVAGTKAVFNFKRYDEEKPGVIGELGPMVDDAVAGLIAGCMSRLFE, encoded by the coding sequence TTGAATGAAAAGTTAAATCTTAACGGTGCAGAGGTTGTAATCGAATCTGATCTTGTGAGGGTGATGGCAGAATCCGGGCTTGTGGCTGCCTCAGGAACCATCAGCACATCCACTGAGGTTACCCTTGAACTCCCAAGCCCCCCTGAGGTTGCCTGTGCAGGTAAAGTCCTCTCGGTATTCTCTGCTGGAGATTTCCTCCACGTCCTCGTGGTGTGTGGGGAGCGGTGCGGTGACCGCATACCTGAAATCCTGCAGCTTTCTGTAAGTGAAGTAACATCAGCCCTGGGGTTACTCACAGAAATCCTGGAGCCCAGGGTAACCGTGGTCTCCATGCCCGGTGATGAAGGGTTCAGTGCACCTGACCTGAGGAAGTCCCTGAGGCTTTCATCTCAGAGGTTACTCCTTGAGGGCCCGGGGGTTGAGGAACTCCTGGAGCTGCATGGTGTGACAGCTGAGGCCATGGTCGATGCTGGTATGGAGCTCGTGGTTGGAGCTGAGGTCACAGAGGAATTGAGGGAGAGGCTGCGTTCCGAGATAAACCGTGCGCTGGGGGACCTGAACGTTCGTGTGCTTCTTGCCGCGGCACTGCATATTGAGGATGACATCAGAAGAAGGAGGCTGCTTGGAGTGGACCTCACAGATGACCCGGCCTACCTCTACAGTGATGAGGTGATAGGCATGGCGGTTGCCAATCAGGTCGCAGGCACCAAGGCAGTATTCAATTTCAAGCGCTACGATGAGGAGAAACCAGGTGTGATAGGGGAACTCGGACCCATGGTGGATGATGCAGTGGCTGGGCTCATAGCAGGCTGCATGTCAAGGCTCTTTGAGTGA
- a CDS encoding MJ1244 family protein: MKVHLRVFVEVENLGRVMNILADEGVTGFYIVEYKGVSPTEWRGFSIKEDPKSAISLIHDYARDAVLVCSVVDEELVDPIVARFSRELGDEKYTIIEIPIRRIIVNSPPE, from the coding sequence ATGAAGGTGCATCTACGGGTATTCGTGGAGGTTGAGAACCTGGGCCGCGTCATGAACATACTGGCAGATGAGGGCGTCACAGGTTTCTACATAGTTGAATACAAGGGCGTCTCCCCAACAGAGTGGAGGGGATTCTCAATCAAGGAGGACCCCAAGTCAGCAATCTCACTCATACATGACTATGCAAGGGACGCGGTCCTGGTATGCTCGGTGGTTGACGAGGAGCTCGTTGACCCCATCGTGGCCAGGTTCAGCAGGGAGCTTGGTGATGAGAAGTACACCATAATAGAGATACCTATAAGGAGAATAATAGTCAATTCACCACCAGAGTGA
- the larC gene encoding nickel pincer cofactor biosynthesis protein LarC translates to MVTVIDPQLAGVSGNMMVGALIDLGAHPERTAEVMEEAASHFGGASVEVSEVKRSGIRATHVDVRADDSLSIGYMEFLKRLERISHPGIDDEMLSMARAVFHTMAQAEATVHGVKLDDVHFHEVGAADAVADVLGTVFAYFDLNLQRDTVYTLPVAVGGGTVSGAHGKTPVPAPATVEILRGFPVNGGPVEMELATPTGAALLVNMVRGYRRFYPSMEIQATGYGAGDMDPDFPNVLRVVRGSEAVHHDMVTLLETNVDHLSGEVLGNLFESLMDAGALDVTLTPVIMKKNRPGQLIRVICRENDHEMILKHLFSETGTLGVRIFPQVHRGVLERRIMEAEVDIKGRRRARFKVGLLGSRVVNARIEYEDARRISLETGIPLRDVMEMAEKQFRDFMKDNDE, encoded by the coding sequence ATGGTAACGGTCATAGACCCCCAGCTTGCAGGGGTATCAGGTAACATGATGGTTGGGGCCCTCATAGATCTGGGGGCCCATCCTGAGAGGACAGCGGAGGTCATGGAGGAGGCGGCATCCCACTTCGGCGGGGCCAGCGTGGAGGTTTCAGAGGTTAAGAGGTCAGGCATCAGGGCAACCCACGTTGATGTGAGGGCAGACGACTCCCTCAGCATAGGTTACATGGAATTTCTAAAGCGCCTTGAGAGGATCAGCCATCCTGGCATTGACGATGAGATGCTCTCAATGGCAAGGGCAGTGTTCCATACCATGGCACAGGCAGAGGCCACGGTTCATGGCGTGAAACTGGATGATGTCCACTTCCATGAAGTTGGGGCCGCTGATGCAGTTGCAGATGTCCTTGGGACTGTATTTGCCTACTTTGACCTCAACCTTCAGAGGGATACGGTCTACACACTACCCGTGGCGGTTGGGGGAGGTACAGTGAGCGGTGCCCATGGAAAGACACCTGTCCCTGCACCGGCCACAGTTGAAATACTCAGGGGTTTCCCTGTGAATGGAGGGCCGGTTGAGATGGAACTTGCAACACCCACAGGGGCCGCGCTCCTTGTTAACATGGTTAGGGGATACAGGAGGTTCTATCCTTCAATGGAGATCCAGGCCACCGGTTACGGTGCAGGGGACATGGACCCTGACTTCCCGAATGTCCTGAGGGTGGTGAGGGGCTCAGAGGCGGTGCACCATGACATGGTAACGCTACTTGAGACCAATGTGGATCACCTCAGCGGGGAGGTCCTGGGCAACCTCTTCGAGAGCCTCATGGATGCAGGTGCCCTTGACGTTACACTCACACCGGTTATAATGAAGAAAAACCGTCCAGGACAGCTAATAAGGGTCATATGCAGGGAAAATGACCATGAAATGATACTCAAACACCTATTCTCTGAGACAGGAACACTTGGTGTGAGGATATTCCCCCAGGTTCACAGGGGCGTCCTTGAGAGGAGAATCATGGAGGCAGAGGTTGATATAAAGGGGAGAAGAAGGGCCAGGTTCAAGGTTGGCCTCCTGGGTTCAAGGGTTGTGAATGCAAGGATAGAATACGAGGATGCAAGGAGGATATCACTTGAAACAGGGATACCCCTCAGGGATGTCATGGAAATGGCCGAGAAACAGTTCAGAGATTTCATGAAGGATAATGATGAATAA
- the queC gene encoding 7-cyano-7-deazaguanine synthase QueC, with protein MSRAISILSAGMDSAVATALLASEYEIHALTFDYGQRSAAMEIEHARKLAKHLGIEHTIIELPWLGRLGGSALTAGGEIPSPADLDDREECLETARRVWVPGRNIVFTAIGVSFAEALDADAVIVGWDLEEAETFPDNSAEFLDAFNRLLGIGTLRGVEVRAPLIGMTKREIVKAGSALDLPFELTYSCYSGGEVHCGVCESCLRRRRAFKLAGVEDPTGYLE; from the coding sequence ATGAGTAGGGCAATCAGCATACTATCAGCTGGCATGGACTCTGCAGTTGCAACAGCACTGCTGGCATCTGAATATGAGATCCACGCTTTAACATTCGATTACGGCCAGAGAAGTGCCGCAATGGAGATTGAACACGCCAGAAAACTTGCTAAGCACCTTGGCATTGAACACACAATCATTGAACTCCCCTGGCTTGGAAGACTTGGTGGTTCAGCCCTCACAGCGGGGGGTGAGATACCCTCACCAGCAGATCTTGATGACAGGGAGGAGTGCCTTGAGACGGCAAGGAGGGTCTGGGTACCCGGGAGGAACATAGTCTTCACAGCCATTGGTGTTTCCTTTGCAGAGGCCCTGGATGCAGATGCGGTTATAGTGGGGTGGGACCTTGAAGAGGCCGAGACCTTCCCTGACAACTCTGCAGAGTTTCTCGATGCGTTCAACAGGCTTCTGGGTATAGGTACGCTCCGGGGTGTTGAGGTGAGGGCGCCGCTTATAGGTATGACCAAGAGGGAGATAGTTAAGGCTGGCTCTGCTCTGGATCTGCCCTTTGAGTTGACCTACTCATGTTACAGTGGAGGTGAGGTCCACTGTGGTGTCTGCGAGTCCTGCCTGAGGAGGAGGAGGGCCTTCAAGCTTGCAGGTGTTGAGGATCCCACAGGATACCTTGAATAG
- a CDS encoding energy-coupling factor ABC transporter permease: MLTAPPLIFLIQALHTCALGVPLTLNGAALLSVILKNPFPAFILMAAVMLVQSIFFGFGGVTLLGANMIVMGVPGRFLGFYIYSRATGGLGGRRVLSGFIAGFASYVLVGILTGIQLGAAGVFPIMRSVVSMGAYSATWGPP, from the coding sequence ATGTTAACTGCACCACCTTTAATCTTCTTAATTCAGGCTTTGCATACCTGTGCCCTAGGCGTACCGCTTACCCTTAACGGGGCCGCACTGCTTTCAGTAATTCTTAAAAACCCCTTCCCGGCATTTATCCTCATGGCTGCTGTCATGCTTGTACAGTCCATCTTCTTTGGCTTTGGTGGGGTAACATTACTTGGCGCAAACATGATCGTTATGGGGGTTCCTGGGCGTTTCCTTGGATTCTACATCTACAGCAGGGCAACTGGGGGTTTGGGGGGAAGGCGGGTTCTTTCAGGATTCATCGCTGGTTTTGCATCATATGTACTGGTAGGTATCCTCACAGGTATCCAGCTTGGGGCTGCAGGCGTATTCCCCATCATGAGGTCAGTGGTGAGCATGGGGGCCTATTCAGCAACATGGGGGCCTCCTTGA